The Buteo buteo chromosome 25, bButBut1.hap1.1, whole genome shotgun sequence genome has a window encoding:
- the RNF149 gene encoding E3 ubiquitin-protein ligase RNF149 isoform X1, producing the protein MVRRARLALVAAAALVALGAPVGQGARALEWYTAWVSTAYVEPLSNRTVRGNTESGRYGDSSPKESAQGLVGIPRGASPRHMEGCAADTDYDVPLPPGGRGTPEGDPPPWIALVARGGCTFKDKVTNAARKRAAAVVIYNEARFGNSTVSMSHLGTGNTVVIMVGYPKGIEILEPVRRGIPVKMTIIVGTRHVQEYISGQSVVFVAIAFITMMIISLAWLIFYYIQRFLYTGSQFGNQGHRKETKKAISQLQLHTVKRGEKGLDVDVENCAVCIENYKLKDTVRILPCKHIFHRTCIDPWLLDHRTCPMCKLDVIKALGYWHQKREMKTHAGDPEDVLEVQIPESISGSVSVGSLSIALQDDDRNEVSELSASSTNESVLQCTSLKEDAGETTALLDVDVSNNRHGEHLSNGNSH; encoded by the exons ATGGTGCGTCGCGCCCGGCTGGCgctggtggcggcggcggcgctggtGGCGTTGGGAGCTCCGGTGGGTCAGGGCGCGAGGGCCCTGGAGTGGTACACGGCGTGGGTGAGCACGGCCTACGTGGAGCCGCTCAGCAACCGCACGGTGCGGGGTAACACGGAGAGCGGCCGTTACGGGGACAGCTCGCCGAAGGAGAGCGCCCAGGGCCTGGTGGGCATCCCCCGCGGCGCCTCGCCCCGCCACATGGAAGGCTGCGCCGCCGACACCGACTACGACGTGCCGCTGCCCCCCGGCGGCCGCGGGACCCCCGAGGGCGACCCGCCGCCCTGGATCGCTTTGGTGGCCCGCGGCGGTTGCACCTTCAAGGACAAGGTCACCAACGCGGCGAGGAAACGGGCGGCCGCCGTGGTCATCTACAACGAGGCCCGCTTCGGGAACAGCACCGTCTCCATGTCCCACCTGG GAACAGGAAATACAGTGGTGATAATGGTTGGCTATCCAAAAGGGATAGAGATACTGGAACCAGTACGAAGAGGGATTCCAGTAAAAATGACTATTATTGTTGGCACACGACATGTGCAGGAATATATTAGTGGCCAGTCGGTTGTGTTTGTAGCCATCGCCTTCATCACCATGATGATTATATCGCTCGCTTGGCTCATATTTTACTATATACAACGTTTCCTGTATACAGGATCACAGTTTGGAAACCAG GGACATAGGAAAGAAACCAAGAAAGCAATCAGCCAGCTTCAGCTGCATACTGTGAAACGTGGAGAAAAG GGTTTAGATGTTGACGTGGAAAACTGTGCTGTATGCATTGAGAACTATAAACTGAAAGACACTGTCCGAATTCTGCCATGCAA gcACATCTTCCATAGAACGTGCATTGACCCTTGGCTTTTGGACCACCGAACCTGTCCAATGTGTAAACTAGATGTTATCAAAGCTTTAGGATACTGG CACCAGAAAAGAGAGATGAAGACACATGCG gGGGACCCTGAAGATGTCCTTGAAGTTCAAATACCTGAATCAATAAGTGGCAGTGTTTCAGTCGGAAGTCTGAGTATTGCTTTACAAGATGATGACAGAAATGAAGTAAGCGAATTGTCAGCTTCCTCCACTAATGAATCTGTATTGCAGTGTACCAGTTTAAAAGAGGATGCAGGTGAAACCACAGCATTACTTG ATGTGGATGTCAGTAATAACCGGCATGGAGAACATCTATCTAATGGAAATTCCCATTGA
- the RNF149 gene encoding E3 ubiquitin-protein ligase RNF149 isoform X2, giving the protein MVRRARLALVAAAALVALGAPVGQGARALEWYTAWVSTAYVEPLSNRTVRGNTESGRYGDSSPKESAQGLVGIPRGASPRHMEGCAADTDYDVPLPPGGRGTPEGDPPPWIALVARGGCTFKDKVTNAARKRAAAVVIYNEARFGNSTVSMSHLGTGNTVVIMVGYPKGIEILEPVRRGIPVKMTIIVGTRHVQEYISGQSVVFVAIAFITMMIISLAWLIFYYIQRFLYTGSQFGNQGHRKETKKAISQLQLHTVKRGEKGLDVDVENCAVCIENYKLKDTVRILPCKHIFHRTCIDPWLLDHRTCPMCKLDVIKALGYWGDPEDVLEVQIPESISGSVSVGSLSIALQDDDRNEVSELSASSTNESVLQCTSLKEDAGETTALLDVDVSNNRHGEHLSNGNSH; this is encoded by the exons ATGGTGCGTCGCGCCCGGCTGGCgctggtggcggcggcggcgctggtGGCGTTGGGAGCTCCGGTGGGTCAGGGCGCGAGGGCCCTGGAGTGGTACACGGCGTGGGTGAGCACGGCCTACGTGGAGCCGCTCAGCAACCGCACGGTGCGGGGTAACACGGAGAGCGGCCGTTACGGGGACAGCTCGCCGAAGGAGAGCGCCCAGGGCCTGGTGGGCATCCCCCGCGGCGCCTCGCCCCGCCACATGGAAGGCTGCGCCGCCGACACCGACTACGACGTGCCGCTGCCCCCCGGCGGCCGCGGGACCCCCGAGGGCGACCCGCCGCCCTGGATCGCTTTGGTGGCCCGCGGCGGTTGCACCTTCAAGGACAAGGTCACCAACGCGGCGAGGAAACGGGCGGCCGCCGTGGTCATCTACAACGAGGCCCGCTTCGGGAACAGCACCGTCTCCATGTCCCACCTGG GAACAGGAAATACAGTGGTGATAATGGTTGGCTATCCAAAAGGGATAGAGATACTGGAACCAGTACGAAGAGGGATTCCAGTAAAAATGACTATTATTGTTGGCACACGACATGTGCAGGAATATATTAGTGGCCAGTCGGTTGTGTTTGTAGCCATCGCCTTCATCACCATGATGATTATATCGCTCGCTTGGCTCATATTTTACTATATACAACGTTTCCTGTATACAGGATCACAGTTTGGAAACCAG GGACATAGGAAAGAAACCAAGAAAGCAATCAGCCAGCTTCAGCTGCATACTGTGAAACGTGGAGAAAAG GGTTTAGATGTTGACGTGGAAAACTGTGCTGTATGCATTGAGAACTATAAACTGAAAGACACTGTCCGAATTCTGCCATGCAA gcACATCTTCCATAGAACGTGCATTGACCCTTGGCTTTTGGACCACCGAACCTGTCCAATGTGTAAACTAGATGTTATCAAAGCTTTAGGATACTGG gGGGACCCTGAAGATGTCCTTGAAGTTCAAATACCTGAATCAATAAGTGGCAGTGTTTCAGTCGGAAGTCTGAGTATTGCTTTACAAGATGATGACAGAAATGAAGTAAGCGAATTGTCAGCTTCCTCCACTAATGAATCTGTATTGCAGTGTACCAGTTTAAAAGAGGATGCAGGTGAAACCACAGCATTACTTG ATGTGGATGTCAGTAATAACCGGCATGGAGAACATCTATCTAATGGAAATTCCCATTGA